Proteins from a genomic interval of Romeriopsis navalis LEGE 11480:
- a CDS encoding DMT family transporter produces MGLSAFPGELAALATALFWAMSSVIYTHLGQKAPPLTLNLLKGLMAIGMLLLTIWLVNDPWPQVSVSTYFWLLLSGAVGIGFGDTVYFAALNQLGARQTLLLLVAAPPIAAIGSWLFLQEQLPLLAWVGISVTIVGIAWVISERTQAREQAKALSWLGIGLALLAAGSEAAGAILSRFALSQTTIDPLWSAVLRLVGGTVVVQCLLIYRRARVLPRSAVQTQKLLQAVLLASFFSTYLGIWCQQIALKYTTPGIAQTLGATSPLFVLPIVLWQGERVSRKAILGVLVALVGIGILFMYGGI; encoded by the coding sequence ATGGGTTTGAGTGCATTTCCGGGTGAGTTGGCGGCTTTGGCAACGGCGTTATTTTGGGCCATGTCGTCGGTGATTTATACCCACTTAGGCCAGAAAGCACCACCGCTGACGCTGAATTTGCTCAAGGGACTGATGGCGATCGGCATGTTGTTGCTGACGATTTGGCTGGTCAACGATCCGTGGCCCCAGGTATCGGTATCAACTTACTTCTGGCTGTTGCTCAGTGGGGCCGTGGGGATTGGATTTGGCGATACGGTCTATTTTGCCGCGCTCAATCAACTGGGCGCACGGCAAACCTTGCTGCTTTTGGTGGCGGCACCGCCAATCGCGGCGATCGGTTCCTGGCTATTTTTGCAAGAACAGTTGCCATTACTCGCCTGGGTGGGAATTAGCGTAACGATCGTCGGAATTGCTTGGGTGATTAGTGAACGCACCCAGGCCAGGGAGCAAGCAAAAGCCCTCTCATGGCTGGGCATTGGCCTGGCGTTACTAGCCGCTGGCAGTGAAGCAGCGGGGGCCATCCTGTCACGGTTTGCTTTATCACAAACAACAATCGATCCACTATGGAGCGCAGTATTACGATTAGTTGGAGGAACAGTTGTGGTGCAGTGTTTACTAATTTATCGGCGGGCGCGGGTATTACCACGATCGGCGGTACAGACACAAAAACTCTTGCAAGCCGTGCTGTTGGCCTCATTTTTTAGCACTTATTTAGGGATCTGGTGCCAACAGATCGCCCTGAAGTATACGACACCGGGCATTGCCCAGACCTTGGGGGCAACGAGTCCGCTGTTTGTGCTGCCGATCGTCCTATGGCAGGGAGAACGGGTGAGTCGGAAGGCAATTTTGGGTGTGCTGGTGGCGTTAGTCGGGATCGGAATTTTGTTTATGTATGGTGGCATTTAG